The genome window AGGTGGGAAAGCTTGTGCAGGAATTCATGCACCGGCGTGTGTTCCTTCCCGCCGGCGTCCCCCTCCCGGCGCGCCGCGTCCTGCGGCCTCCAGAGCTCGGCCCCCCGCTCGCCGGCCATGGCGTATGCCCGCGCCACCCCGATCGCCCCCAGCGCATCCAGCTTGTCCGCATCGGAGAGCACCCGCGCCTCCAGGGTGCGGGGCTCGACGTTATTGCGGAAGCGGTGGGCGGCGATGGCATGTGCGACGGCTTCGACGAGTTCGGGCGGGTGGCCGGCGAGAAGCTGGCGCGCTCGTTCTGCGCCCCACTGCGCGTGGCAGACGCCGGTGCTGGCTTCCGCCGGCCGGCCGATATCATGCAGGAGGCAAGCGGTGTGCAGGACCAGCATATCGGCCCCTTCCGCCTGCCC of Anaerolineae bacterium contains these proteins:
- a CDS encoding HD domain-containing protein produces the protein MSENAPSLISIEEARALYPEAGGAHGFSHVLRVLRLAEHIGQAEGADMLVLHTACLLHDIGRPAEASTGVCHAQWGAERARQLLAGHPPELVEAVAHAIAAHRFRNNVEPRTLEARVLSDADKLDALGAIGVARAYAMAGERGAELWRPQDAARREGDAGGKEHTPVHEFLHKLSHLPEHMYTTTGRRMAEHRLRFMQTFFEELEAEMLGAR